The window CGCGTCGCCTCGCTGGCACCCGGAGCGTCGCGCATGACGATCGACGCCAGCGCGGTCGAGACCCCGGCCTGCGCGGCGACGTCCGCGAGGGTCGGCCGGCGTTCGCCTGTCCGCATCCGCGTAGCGTACTGAGCCCCACGGACGTGGGACTACGCCACCGGGGCCGGAACGGCGGTCGGCTCGCTCTTGTCCGTGGGCCGTCGGGCGTCGAGGCGGAAGCTGAGGACGGCGAGGGTGAGGCCCGCCAGCGCGAGGCCCGCGCCGACCCACGCCGGGGACGTGTACCCGAAGCCCCACGCGATCACCAGCCCGCCGAGCGCGGCGCCGAGGCTGTTCGCGACGTTCGTCGCCGACTGGTTGATCGCCGCGCCCATCAGCTGCGCCCGCGGCGCCACCGCGATCAGCCGCGCCTGCAGTGTCGGCGCGTTCACCAGGCACGCCGCCCCGACCGCGAACGCCGTGACGAACAGCCCCACCGGGTACCGCGCGACGAGCGCGAACAGCGCCGCGGTCACCACGACGGCACCGAGCCCGAGCAGGATGCTGCGGCGCAGGTTCCGGTCACCGAGCGCGCCACCGACCAGGTTGCCGACGGTCATGCCGAGGCCGATCGTCGCGAGCACCCACGGCACCGCCGACGGCGACAGCCCGGCGACGTGCACGGTGATCGGCGCGATGTAGCTGTAGACCGCGAAGAACCCGGCGAACCCGATCGACGCGACGGCGGCGGCCATCCAGACCTGCGGCGTGCGGAACGCCTCCAGCTCCCGCCGGGGCGAGCCGCCCGGCGCGGCGGCGATCGGCGGCACGGTGGCCAGCACGGCCAGCAGCGTCAGCACGAACATGCCCGCGATCGCCA is drawn from Cryptosporangium aurantiacum and contains these coding sequences:
- a CDS encoding MFS transporter, which produces MEAVSRGRRNAAVLSLALGGFAVGLTEFVAMGLLPEMAQGLLPDRYAHSTSDAVATTGWTITAYALGVVVGAPVIAALTARMARKKLVLGLLALFAAGTVASAVAPTFPLVLLARFVAALPHGAYFGAAGMVAAALIGPGSQAKGFAAVLSGLTAANIFGVPLITGLGQATSWRWAYLAIAGMFVLTLLAVLATVPPIAAAPGGSPRRELEAFRTPQVWMAAAVASIGFAGFFAVYSYIAPITVHVAGLSPSAVPWVLATIGLGMTVGNLVGGALGDRNLRRSILLGLGAVVVTAALFALVARYPVGLFVTAFAVGAACLVNAPTLQARLIAVAPRAQLMGAAINQSATNVANSLGAALGGLVIAWGFGYTSPAWVGAGLALAGLTLAVLSFRLDARRPTDKSEPTAVPAPVA